In a single window of the Metopolophium dirhodum isolate CAU chromosome 2, ASM1992520v1, whole genome shotgun sequence genome:
- the LOC132939311 gene encoding facilitated trehalose transporter Tret1-2 homolog: MHNFLGSKFKGNCRQLFAAITVNLVTFSFGLYTGWSSTVAPMLQNATDTPLDHGQVLTANSISWACSWGMLSAILGTFFWGMLADNYGRKTTGFLTMLPYLVSWVILLVFKTETALMVSRFLGGLGASGAAINCPMYVGEVSEASMKAGLGSLFILMYNIGVLYVYVFGVMVSYDFLNVACLAISVLFMVMWCYIPESPIFLIQKNRMDEARRSLMWFRGKDNDKEVSEEIDSLMRHSDQTTKATLADYKKRGTVKALLIGLVFQAGTQFSGINIILMYTVDIFQKSGSTMSPHSCTILVGVVQVIGSAIASCTVHRAGRKFFLMATYAITALALITIGSCFYANKVDSTINTGMLPVLSLSVHVIAFSLGLGMVPYIIYTEVFPANVRNICMSMLMFFNNVLGFVIIKAYPSMSDALHISGCFWVFGGVCLAVVPYTYLFVPETKDKAYDDIRRELLLWFPDRRHKDKAAEVAKAEKAAAVDQVDGGGGGGGGNVVVVVVEASEMKVCMGKDQSCFTTPQQARDNVK; the protein is encoded by the coding sequence tGAATCTCGTCACGTTTTCGTTTGGACTTTACACGGGATGGTCTTCGACGGTTGCGCCTATGCTCCAAAACGCAACGGACACTCCGCTCGACCATGGTCAAGTACTGACGGCCAACTCAATTTCTTGGGCCTGCAGCTGGGGTATGCTGAGCGCCATACTGGGCACGTTCTTCTGGGGTATGTTGGCGGACAACTACGGCCGGAAGACGACCGGTTTCCTGACCATGTTACCGTACCTGGTCAGCTGGGTCATCCTGTTGGTTTTCAAGACGGAGACGGCGCTGATGGTGTCCCGGTTCCTGGGTGGTCTGGGGGCCAGCGGGGCGGCCATCAATTGCCCGATGTACGTGGGCGAGGTGAGCGAGGCGAGCATGAAGGCCGGCCTAGGTTCGCTGTTCATACTCATGTACAACATCGGTGTGCTGTACGTGTACGTGTTCGGCGTGATGGTTAGCTATGACTTTCTGAACGTGGCCTGTCTGGCCATCAGCGTGTTGTTCATGGTGATGTGGTGCTATATACCCGAGTCGCCGATATTCCTCATCCAGAAGAATCGGATGGATGAGGCAAGGCGGTCGCTCATGTGGTTCCGGGGTAAGGACAACGACAAAGAGGTAAGCGAGGAAATCGACTCGCTGATGCGGCACAGTGACCAGACGACCAAGGCCACGCTGGCCGACTACAAGAAACGTGGCACGGTCAAGGCGCTGCTCATCGGCCTGGTGTTCCAGGCAGGCACACAGTTCAGCGGCATCAACATCATACTCATGTACACGGTAGACATATTCCAGAAGAGCGGTAGCACTATGTCCCCACATTCATGTACCATACTCGTGGGCGTGGTGCAGGTCATCGGGTCCGCGATCGCGTCGTGCACGGTACACAGGGCCGGCCGCAAGTTCTTCCTGATGGCCACGTACGCGATCACCGCCCTGGCGCTGATCACCATCGGCTCGTGTTTCTATGCCAACAAGGTGGACTCGACGATTAACACCGGCATGTTGCCCGTGCTCAGCCTATCGGTGCACGTGATCGCGTTTTCGCTGGGCCTGGGTATGGTGCCGTATATCATCTACACCGAGGTGTTCCCGGCCAACGTGCGCAACATATGCATGTCCATGCTAATGTTCTTCAACAACGTGCTGGGCTTCGTCATCATTAAGGCGTACCCGTCCATGTCGGACGCGTTGCACATATCCGGCTGCTTCTGGGTGTTTGGCGGTGTGTGCCTGGCCGTCGTGCCGTACACCTACCTGTTCGTTCCTGAGACCAAAGACAAGGCGTACGATGATATCCGCCGTGAGCTGCTGCTGTGGTTCCCGGACAGGCGGCACAAAGACAAGGCGGCGGAGGTGGCGAAGGCGGAAAAGGCAGCAGCGGTGGACCAAGTagatggcggcggcggcggcggcggcggcaacgtGGTCGTGGTCGTGGTCGAAGCTAGTGAGATGAAAGTCTGCATGGGAAAGGACCAGAGTTGCTTCACGACACCCCAACAGGCGCGTgacaatgttaaataa